The window CGAGTGCAAGGAGGATGCCCTGGGAAAGATTGGCTTCTCTTCTTATCATAAATGCACTGCAGCTATTCAGATACTTGCTTACGGAGtacccggtgatctcattgatgagtatGTCTGAATGAGTTTATCCACATATGCCTAGACTCcatgtataagttctgcaaggttGTGGTATCAGTGTTTGGGccggagtacttgagagagccaacCGATGCAGATATAGCCCGACTGTTGGCGATCAATGCAAGTAGGGGCTTTTCGGGGATGCTTGGTAGCATGGATCGTATGCACTGGTAGTGGAAGAACCACCCTTCTGCTTGGCAGTGGCAGTATATGGGCCATATCAAAACTTGCAATGTCATACTTGAGGCCACGGCTTCACCAGATCTCTGCATTTGGCACTCTTTCTTCAGCATGGCTGGATCTCACAACGACATCAACGTGCTTCACAGCTCTCCGTCGTTTGCAATGCTTATAGAAGGCAACTGCCCGGAGGTCAATGTTGAGATCAATGGTCACCACTACAACAAAggatactatctagctgacggtatctatcctcagtggactacTCTTTTAAAGACAATCCCCAACCCTGTACGAGAGAAGAGGAAGAGATTTGGCCAAGaaaaagagagtgctaggaaggatgtggagcgtgcctttggtgttcttCAATCACGATGGGGCATCGTTTGGTATCCTGCTAGAACTTGAAGAACCAAGAAATTGTGGGAGGTGACTactacttgtgtgatcatgcacaacatgatcatagaAGATGAGCGTTCAGATGATATCTACGACCAAGGGTTTGTATTTCAGGGTGATAATGTGTGTCTGGGCATGAAGGAGTGGCAACGTTTGCACGCTTCACCGAATTTCATCATCAAATGCGTGATTGGAAAACTCACAttcaactgcaaaatgatttggttaagTATATGTGGGTTCACGTTGACAATCAATAGATGTGTCAGCTATTTTTTATTTCAAATGTATTTGAGGCAATTTAAATTTTATTTGGCTTATAAACTATGAGATATTTATATTTTGTTTGAATTATGTGAATTTGGACCAATTTTGTGCAGCAAAAAACCACCAGAAATTATGGTGTATAGTATACTGAAAAAACTGGAGAACTGACAGAAAATGAGATCCGAACTACCACAATAAAAACATCAGATATTATCTACTGCATACCCAGCCAAACATCAGATATTATCTAGTGCATACCCAACCAAACATCATACTCACACAGTGATCCAGATGACACATACATGTCCACAAAAAGGAGTTTCATAATAGTCATTGCGAGCAGGAGTTGGGCCTGTTGCTTCATTATTGACGGGAGGAAATAAACAGAATCGACGACGAAGGCTCCTGAAAACAATCATTGATAGTACCAAAACAGAGCGAAGACTGATTTCTTTGTCATGTAAAAGGCGAACATAAATCACAACAAGCATTAAAAGGGAAACCAACCAAGGTATTCTATGAACAATCACCGGGATTTGGATCATTTGCCCCACTTTACATGGGGTTTGATGATTTGACCCAGGGTTATGTCAATGCCTAGTGGCCCCGGCCCCACCCGTcaatcggggggggggggggggcaaattaTCAAAGTTAGGAAGTAAACTGGGGCAAAAGATACAATTTCTCGAACAATCAATTATCATTGTATCAAAAAGCCTGTCATCCACCATTACGAGCTCTACATAAAAATGTGTAATAGGGCTGTTAGTACATTAAACGTAAAATATTTCTTGTTTAACCCTACAGTATGATTGCAGTATATAAAATATTGGGATCCTACAATATCGATTCCCCATTCTTTGGGATCCCAATTCATCCACCAACTACTTCGACTATCGGGACGTGACAACATCCTCCTCAACTATATAGCTTAATGTCTCAGTCTGACCAGAAGTGTTGATACACAACAGCTATTGACCAGTAAGCAGTGATTGACATCCCAATACGATGTGGACAACTTATATGTCAAGTCTCAACTACTAGAATTCAAAGAACGTTTGCATTATTCAATCATCTGCTGCCGCGATCGAACATTCGTGGATGGTGCTTAGTCAAATTAAGCATCTCTTGCTTGTAGACCAAGGACTGGTATAATCATGTACTTAGTCCTAGTTTTTTGTTTTGCGGGAAGTACGTAATTACTCCCTATTAGCCTAACTAGTTAGCTACTCATAGTgaaaagtatcatatactagtatcatgtataTGATACTAGCGTGTTTGCTAGTCCTGAGTACATGATACCGGCTAAGATACCATCACTATGGGCAGCCTTTGTTCGACCTTAGTTAGTACTCGGATCTAAGCCTGGTCGACCCATGGATTGGCCGGCTCTCACCAGCTACACCACGGTCATCATCATCTTCTCCCTGCACTAAGTGCTTCCCAAGACCGGCTTGTCCCCGGCAGGGTGCTATACCCTGGTAGCACCATCGTCTCCAATGATGGTGGATTCGCCCTGGGCTTCTTCAACCCCTCCAACTCCACTCCGGCCAGCTTGTACCTAGGCATATGGTATAATGACATTCCTGAGCTCACTGTTGTGTGGGTCGCCAACCGAGATACCCCGGCCACCAACACAACTTCCTCAACACCGAAGCTCTCCCTCACCAACAACTCTAATCCGGTTCTCTCCGACGATGGCGGGAGCCGTGTCATTTGGGCAACAGCCAATCCGGTTCTTGAGGATATGGTTGGCCCTATATGATTTTTGAGTTGGAAACaggaaaaataaaaggaaaaaaaactgaCCGGAAGCTTCCACGAACCGCCCAAAACCGAATGGAAGGTTCTAAAACAGGAGCTTGTGGGCCCGCCCAGATAAAACGCCCCTTCGGCCAGAGATCAATCCCTCTCGCGGCTGGACTAAGTTGGACCAGAGGATCCTTCAAAAAAAAAAGTTTGACCAGAGGTCGCCTAAAAAAAAGGTCGGCTCAAAAAACAGAAGTTGGAGCAGAGGTCCTTCCGTCGACGAATCCAGCGGCGGCCGGTGAGCTTGTTTCGAAGGTATCCCTTCTCCACCTCCGGTCGAATTTTGGTTGCTTGGGTTGTCCGAGATCTAATTCAGAATCTTCAACTAACCCACCCAGTTCCTTAGAGCGATTCCACCACAGTAATCTGGCGCAGTTTCTATGGTATTTTTGACCTACTCcccccgttccaaaatagatgatccaactttatactaactttagtataaagttgagtcatctattttggaacggagggagtagcttccaACTCCGATCTATTGTGTACGGATCAATTTGTCTGGCAATCATACCGATCCACTAGTTCTGTAATCAGATCAATCAGTGTTAGTTCAATCTCATTTGTTGCTGCTCAGGCTGGATTGAAAAGATCGATGATGAAAAACAAGCGGCGGCTGGTGAGAGGCGATGAAGAGCAACGCCCTTACAAAAGGGTGGCTAGGCCAAGTGGGTCCATGCATATCTGTTTTCCTTTCCCCTGCAAGTACATATTCACAATAAGTAGTAAAATTGACGCTTCTGTTAACTgtatcaaacaagattttatttcaaTTAACTAGCTTTGTGTGGTACTTCGTAGCGAGATTGGACGGCTCGAGTGAATCCAGTCCAGGCGCCCTGAGTGAACTCAGTGAGCAAGTATTTTCAAGATTGCGTAGGAGTGTCGTGTCGCTTGCTTCGTTCGATGGTTAGTGATTATACCTGCTGTTGATACTTTCTCATATTGCCTGTTTTTAGTGACCAGTTATTTAGTCTGCATGCTTGACTTTCTCTCTGTGCGTAGGTGATACCAAGTTACGTGAATGCACAGGCATATGCATTGAAACCTCATGTTCTGATTCTGAAGCTACAATCCTGACATCGAGACGGTTGATTCCACCTACTCACCCAGCTGCAAGTTTGAATGTAACTTTTTTCTCTATTCTTTTCCTTGGTTATTAGTTATGCTTATATATATGTTGCACCTGTAATCATTAATTCACCTTGCGCTCATTTCAGATTAAAGTACGCCTTCCGAATGATCGGATTGTCACTGGGCGGATAGAGGATCCTAAGATATATGTTGATTTTTTCATTGTCAACATCAAGAACGTGTCTGGTGTTGATGCCGCAAGTCTGGACCGTGACATGCAGTTTGAGCCTCATACGAAGGTAGCAGCTGTATGCCGCTGTTTCAGTTCAGGATTTTTAACTGCCACAAGTGGACTAAATCTCGCCTCTCCAACCAATGAGACAATCGTAAGCACGTGCCGGATCCACAAGGTGAGCTGCTTTTATACAGTTTCAGCCATTATGAATTGCATGGATTTTCTCTGTGTAACTTCATTGTCACTTCTGTGCTAGGCGGGGATTGGAGGCCCCCTTGTCGATTTTGATGGCAACTTTGTCGGGATGAACTCCTCTCGTACCAAAATGGAGAAGACTGCCTACGTGCGAAGGGAGGGAATTTTCCGATTCTTGGTGCTTCACGGGAAGGTCAGGTATGTACACTTGCAGTATTGATGAACTGCCCTTCCCTCTTTGGCTTACTCATGCTTCTCTCTTACTGCATCCTATTCTACACATCCCTTCTATTTTTATTTGAGTTTGTGTGCAAGGTGTGTCATTCTCAAAGCCAAAGAGAAGGTTCCAAGGTTTACGAGTTTATATCCCAAAAACTGTACCATTAGCTATTTTTCTACTCATGTGTTTCTTTTCTTAAATTGTTTAGATCTGCACTGCACTAGATTAAGGTTGTTATTTCAATGCCGGCGCTAATACATATTTCTGTTGCACTTGAACTTACATTTAACAAGAAGACCCATGGGGAAATTGTTTAAGATTTTCTTACATTTCTCTGCTGTGAAATATCTGTAACTATTTGGCTCCCTTGTTCTTGCAGTGTTAGAGTTAAGGAAGGGTTTGATGATGCTTCAAGGGCAAGAATGAACAGTGAGATGAAAGCAATTAGGCCAAGTGAGTCCATTTCCGCTTCCTTTTCCTGACTATTCATGGTAGATTGTTCTGTTAATTGTATCACACATGATTTTATTTCAATTAACTAGGTTTGAGTGCTAAGTCCGTAGAGAAATTGAGTAAATCCAGAAAAGGTGCCTTGAGTAAGCAAGTACTTTCCAGATTAAGCATGAGCATTGTGGCGCTGGCCTCATTCGATGGTTGGTGATTATACTGTTAATAATTTCTCATGTTACCTTGTTTTTGATGATCAGCTATTGAGTTTGCACGTATGACTCTCCCTCTCCAGGTGATACCCAATTACACGAATGCACGGGCACATGCATCGAAAGCTCATGTCCTGATGCTACGTGTTTCCTGACATCGATAAATTTGATTCCTTATACTTGGTGGTTAGGGAAGATCACTGAAAGTTTGACGGTAACCTTTTCTGGATTATTAGTTATGCTAATATATTTGCTGCACCTGTAATGATTAATTCAGTACATCCATTGCCCTGTGCTCATTTCAGATTAAAGTACGCCTTCCTGATGATCAGATTGTCACTGGGTGGATAGAGAATCCTGAGATATATGTTGATTTTTTTATCGTCAAAATCAAGAACGACGATGTTATTGATCCCCTCCATCTATGTCATCTAAGTCTTGATCGTGCCATGCAGTTTGAGCCTTATAGGAAGGTAGCAGCTGTATGGCGGCATTATGATTCAGGAGAATTAAAGGCCACAAGTGGAGTAGATCTTGCCTCTGTATGCGCTCTTACAGATGAGGAGATGTTAAGCACATGCCGTATCCATGAGGTGAGCTAGCTGCTTTAGTTTGTACAGTTCAAACATATAACTGCTGCATGATGGTATGAATGGCTTATATCATTGTATGTGCTGATGCATATCCTTAGTTTCAGGAATTATTAATTGCATTTTTCATGCATAACTTCATCCTCATGTTTGTGCTAGGTGGGGATTGGAGGTCcccttgttgattttgatggcaactTTGTTGGGATGAACTGCTCTGGTACCAAACAAAGAAAGACCCCCTACGTACAAAGGCCTTCAATTCGTGAATTCATGTGGTTTCGCGGGATGGTCAGGTATGCACACTTTCAGTATTGATGAACAAACACTCTGTTTGGCTTACCCATACTTCTCTCTCACTTCATCCTACACTACTCCTCCCTGCCCTATTTCTATTTGAGTTTGTGTAAGAGCAGCTTCCGAGATTTACAAATTTATCCCCAAAACTACCTCATTAGCTATTTTGTACTtgtgttttttttactttttttacatCTCCTGTTGCTCTGCATCTGTGACCATCTCTTCCTGTAGCCCAACAAGCTGCATTCTGTCCCAAcataagtgtcgctgatttagtgcaacattagtacaaagttgtactaagtctgcggcacttattttgggacggagggagtacattacgaTTGTTAAATTAATCTGGCGGTAATGCATATTTCTGCTACACTCTAAACTTGCATTTAAACAGACCCATGGAGaaattgttttatatttttttaaatttATCTGCTGTAAAGTATATGCAACTATTTGGTATATTTCCCTTGTTTAATACTCTCATTTTGTGCATGGTATGTGTCTCTTGATATCTTCTTTTTGTGGATTTATCACGGTGAGTTTCCTACATTGTGCTGCAGTGTTAAGGAAGAGGTTGATGAAGCTGTAACTGCAAGATTTAAAAGTCGTTATGGAGATTCAGCTTTCCTCAGGGCAGGAGGTGAGCAAATTTATTTCATAGGATATTGGCTGTTTAGGCCAGAATGAGACAGCCCTGGACCCAAGAGGCGCGACTGTCCTTTGACAGCCGTTGAAccacagggaggaagatgagacggGAAGTTAGATTGTGTTCCCCATACTGGGTCCATGGTCAAGATGAATGGTAGCCTCCCCATTTTTATGTGATAAATGACCTAACTGGAGATTATGGGGATAGCAAAAACATACAGACTGATTAGTACTAGCATTATGTCTTCACAATTGTATTTATTTGATAATCTAGGTGAATGCCTGCTTGTTGCTATGGAAATCATAAAAATAAATTTAGTCATGCATGTGGCACATCAGTCTGCAAATCCATGGGCACAGAAACTGACTTGGAGTTAGGAAAACAAGATAACATAGAAATATCAAAACTGTGAGGCATACTCATATGACATACTCCTCCGGTCCCATAAtacaagagcgtttttgacaccacTAGTttaaaaaatgctcttatattatgggacggagggagtatttggcaAACCCTTAAACAAGATGTGGAAATGGTGCGATGGAAGAAGGAAGATGGCACAACCCCACCTTTTTTCTTGGAATACATATTGAAACTACAATGGCCTATGTTCAACCCTTGGCAGCCAATACATTTTAACTTATTTTGCTGAGTACATTATGTTGCACACGCACACTTTAAAAACTTTATGAAACACTTTTAACTGGTGTATCATGCTAGGTGGGCAATACATAAATCTTCTCGATGATACGTTCAAGAAGGATATCTTGAGGAAACCATTGGGAGGTTTTGGATTAGAAATGGATCGAAGTGCCTACTCACTTGCTTCAGAATCAAGCAAACGTCTTGCTTCAAAAATGAATCGAAGTGTTGTCTCACTTGCTTCATTCAATGGTGATGACTCTGTTATACAGTACTTACTTGTCCATGTTTTAATTGATCAATGATTGATAACTGAATGATTATCTCTGTAGGATTTGCAAAAAAGTTTTCTTGCTCAGGTGTATTTATAAAGGGCGAAGCATGCTCTGCAACAATTCTGACTTCAGCAAGTTTGTTCAGAGTTCCTGGCAGTCCACACATGATCGATGATAACTTGAGGGTTGTTACTGCTAACTGctatcaattttttttcttttcatttcagATACTGGTTAACATAACGTTATCATTGCAGATTGAAGTTTGCCTTCCAAACCAATATCGAGTTGTAGGGATATTGAACTGTTATAATTTACAGTACAATGTTGCTCTTGTTGACATCATGGGATTCTGGCATCCTCGTACAATAAAAATCCATGGGCATCCAGTTACCTCATCTATCGACGTAATAGCTGTGGGTAGTCTTTTTGCGTGTCGCAAACTAATGGCTGTTGAGGGGAAGGTGTTGATTGGCAAACAAAGCAAACTTGATTGCAAAG is drawn from Triticum dicoccoides isolate Atlit2015 ecotype Zavitan chromosome 6B, WEW_v2.0, whole genome shotgun sequence and contains these coding sequences:
- the LOC119321349 gene encoding uncharacterized protein LOC119321349; this encodes MAGSHNDINVLHSSPSFAMLIEGNCPEVNVEINGHHYNKGYYLADGIYPQWTTLLKTIPNPVREKRKRFGQEKESARKDVERAFGVLQSRWGIVWVLYPGSTIVSNDGGFALGFFNPSNSTPASLYLGIWYNDIPELTVVWVANRDTPATNTTSSTPKLSLTNNSNPVLSDDGGSRVIWATANPVLEDMAGLKRSMMKNKRRLVRGDEEQRPYKRVARPTRLDGSSESSPGALSELSEQVFSRLRRSVVSLASFDGDTKLRECTGICIETSCSDSEATILTSRRLIPPTHPAASLNIKVRLPNDRIVTGRIEDPKIYVDFFIVNIKNVSGVDAASLDRDMQFEPHTKVAAVCRCFSSGFLTATSGLNLASPTNETIVSTCRIHKAGIGGPLVDFDGNFVGMNSSRTKMEKTAYVRREGIFRFLVLHGKVSVRVKEGFDDASRARMNSEMKAIRPSLSAKSVEKLSKSRKGALSKQVLSRLSMSIVALASFDGDTQLHECTGTCIESSCPDATCFLTSINLIPYTWWLGKITESLTIKVRLPDDQIVTGWIENPEIYVDFFIVKIKNDDVIDPLHLCHLSLDRAMQFEPYRKVAAVWRHYDSGELKATSGVDLASVCALTDEEMLSTCRIHEVGIGGPLVDFDGNFVGMNCSGTKQRKTPYVQRPSIREFMWFRGMVSVKEEVDEAVTARFKSRYGDSAFLRAGGGQYINLLDDTFKKDILRKPLGGFGLEMDRSAYSLASESSKRLASKMNRSVVSLASFNGFAKKFSCSGVFIKGEACSATILTSASLFRVPGSPHMIDDNLRIEVCLPNQYRVVGILNCYNLQYNVALVDIMGFWHPRTIKIHGHPVTSSIDVIAVGSLFACRKLMAVEGKVLIGKQSKLDCKELCASTCKITKAGIGGPLIDNDGNFVGMNFYDEEETPFLPRDVIHHLLLNFNQKRTSADGTIVEDVENRWLLPGGTHRNTETVAPIDGNKWPLPEPRFLGCRDIPLPLQKWPLPRRRPLPV